In Mytilus edulis chromosome 4, xbMytEdul2.2, whole genome shotgun sequence, the following proteins share a genomic window:
- the LOC139520463 gene encoding histidine-binding periplasmic protein-like isoform X2 — MYHGFLTSTIILQSVFIFCKSEKTWMFSVGGNRKPANFIDTDGYLKGADVDLIKSVCEIANKRCEITVQPFEECVRTVRDRIYPGIGIMSKWYDACVGYVSIPERLNSMAFTDAYANAVATFTVLKGNPHNFNPDNVSESVITTLNGLFTSSPCLKRLNKVPKGIIVAADLNKVKDLLNNGSADALFSPRTLIPGYDVLPARYDCTTSGLGMMVRKDNELPGWWNPAFQSFYKSGNYTVWCKSINQKYGGIRIDDSYCLPPPAVKPTASGSGTQPGQIVGRR; from the exons ATGTATCATGGGTTTTTGACTTCCACCATCATTCTGCAGTcagttttcatattttgtaaG AGTGAGAAGACTTGGATGTTTTCCGTTGGCGGTAACAGAAAACCAGCCAACTTTAT agaTACAGATGGATACTTAAAAGGAGCCGATGTTGATTTGATTAAATCGG TATGTGAAAtcgcaaacaaaaggtgtgaGATAACTGTTCAACCATTTGAAGAATGCGTTAGAACAGTGCGTGATAGAATATACCCAGGCATAG GTATTATGAGTAAATGGTATGATGCTTGTGTTGGTTATGTGTCCATCCCCGAGAGATTGAACTCAATGGCATTCACAGATGCCTATGCGAATGCCGTTGCTACTTTTACTGTTTTAAAAGGAAATCCTCATAATTTTAATCCTGACAATGTTTCAGAGAGTGTTATCA ctactttaaatGGATTATTTACTAGTAGTCCCTGTTTAAAGCGGTTGAACAAAGTCCCCAAAGGAATAATAGTAGCTGCTGATTTGAACAAAGTTAAAGACTTACTAAATAATGGATCG GCTGACGCTTTATTTTCTCCCCGAACCTTAATACCTGGATATGATGTATTGCCTGCCCGTTATGACTGCACTACGAGTGGACTTGGAATGATGGTTCGTAAGGATAATGAACTTCCTGGTTGGTGGAATCCAGCATTTCAATCATTCTACAAATCCGGAAACTATACAGTGTGGTGTAAAAGTATAAACCAAAAATATGGAG GAATCCGTATCGATGATAGCTACTGTTTACCACCACCTGCTGTTAAACCGACTGCTTCTGGATCTGGAACACAGCCTGGCCAAATTGTCGGACGGAGATAA
- the LOC139520463 gene encoding histidine-binding periplasmic protein-like isoform X1, whose protein sequence is MLERLACSLKMYHGFLTSTIILQSVFIFCKSEKTWMFSVGGNRKPANFIDTDGYLKGADVDLIKSVCEIANKRCEITVQPFEECVRTVRDRIYPGIGIMSKWYDACVGYVSIPERLNSMAFTDAYANAVATFTVLKGNPHNFNPDNVSESVITTLNGLFTSSPCLKRLNKVPKGIIVAADLNKVKDLLNNGSADALFSPRTLIPGYDVLPARYDCTTSGLGMMVRKDNELPGWWNPAFQSFYKSGNYTVWCKSINQKYGGIRIDDSYCLPPPAVKPTASGSGTQPGQIVGRR, encoded by the exons ATGCTAGAAAGACTTGCATG CTCATTAAAGATGTATCATGGGTTTTTGACTTCCACCATCATTCTGCAGTcagttttcatattttgtaaG AGTGAGAAGACTTGGATGTTTTCCGTTGGCGGTAACAGAAAACCAGCCAACTTTAT agaTACAGATGGATACTTAAAAGGAGCCGATGTTGATTTGATTAAATCGG TATGTGAAAtcgcaaacaaaaggtgtgaGATAACTGTTCAACCATTTGAAGAATGCGTTAGAACAGTGCGTGATAGAATATACCCAGGCATAG GTATTATGAGTAAATGGTATGATGCTTGTGTTGGTTATGTGTCCATCCCCGAGAGATTGAACTCAATGGCATTCACAGATGCCTATGCGAATGCCGTTGCTACTTTTACTGTTTTAAAAGGAAATCCTCATAATTTTAATCCTGACAATGTTTCAGAGAGTGTTATCA ctactttaaatGGATTATTTACTAGTAGTCCCTGTTTAAAGCGGTTGAACAAAGTCCCCAAAGGAATAATAGTAGCTGCTGATTTGAACAAAGTTAAAGACTTACTAAATAATGGATCG GCTGACGCTTTATTTTCTCCCCGAACCTTAATACCTGGATATGATGTATTGCCTGCCCGTTATGACTGCACTACGAGTGGACTTGGAATGATGGTTCGTAAGGATAATGAACTTCCTGGTTGGTGGAATCCAGCATTTCAATCATTCTACAAATCCGGAAACTATACAGTGTGGTGTAAAAGTATAAACCAAAAATATGGAG GAATCCGTATCGATGATAGCTACTGTTTACCACCACCTGCTGTTAAACCGACTGCTTCTGGATCTGGAACACAGCCTGGCCAAATTGTCGGACGGAGATAA
- the LOC139520462 gene encoding TELO2-interacting protein 2-like: protein MARLKTLMTEILLHDKSDHSAFRSDLQDEIISRYNLLDVFKEVLEQEPSERIKHLAVCIVLCAKATNDWFLGSIQSAIREKSFSLMKDIFHLCLVPKVSNKEHYIFDKNDFEGVANMAATVMSIFNILLEKFSEETTNDQFRAFLSQISPDMIYLILEHIKDDFWTSELSRFMAKNLLRLMKLFYECVSDEDLLSCNQNLTNKDAFKSVDHSIMNQILKILNPKLTKSNWAKYPSAKSVFAWCLFHTSYPNLYENLEKVLPPTLNFIDDYVMANRVSGIQCLQHIMENVSAEELRWYGHADVVYQALKHQLYTNEAELNEASFPAILTILKIVEKNPVVSDSQMDRKTAKHDEVIQIILLNAECENKIILRQIVTSFLGDFVDIMGLSTVKHLQRILKVIESYLEVYEGPEEITRINVLNLLEKVLKNTWPRIPSHMENILRMLLKFLCSLAIQDSSRTETVTMLLTEKVTTCLKLLKVIGGDKCENLIKSVDSPQLPPLCINVLKDVQYSVDCTG from the coding sequence ATGGCTCGTTTAAAGACATTGATGACAGAAATACTCTTACACGACAAAAGTGATCACAGTGCTTTCAGATCTGATTTACAGGATGAAATAATTAGCCGTTATAACCTCTTAGATGTTTTCAAAGAAGTGTTGGAACAAGAACCAAGTGAAAGAATAAAGCACCTGGCTGTTTGCATAGTTTTATGTGCCAAAGCTACTAATGATTGGTTTTTAGGTTCCATTCAATCTGCTATTCgggaaaaatctttttctttaATGAAAGATATTTTCCATCTATGTTTAGTTCCCAAGGTTTCAAATAAGGAACACTACATTTTCGATAAGAATGATTTTGAAGGTGTAGCAAATATGGCGGCTACAGTAATGTCCATTTTCAATATACTGTTAGAAAAATTCAGCGAAGAAACCACAAATGATCAGTTCCGAGCTTTTTTATCACAAATTTCACCAGAtatgatttatttaattcttGAACATATCAAAGATGATTTTTGGACCTCAGAATTATCCAGATTCATGGCAAAAAATCTTCTAAGATTGATGAAATTATTCTATGAATGTGTATCAGATGAAGATTTACTGTCTTGCAACCAAAACTTGACAAATAAAGATGCTTTCAAATCAGTTGACCATAGCATTATGAATCAAATACTGAAAATTTTAAATCCAAAACTGACCAAAAGCAATTGGGCAAAATATCCCAGTGCTAAGTCTGTCTTTGCATGGTGCCTATTCCACACATCATATCCCAACTTATACGAGAATTTAGAAAAGGTTTTGCCACCCACGCTTAATTTCATAGATGATTATGTAATGGCAAACAGGGTAAGCGGAATACAGTGCTTACAGCACATTATGGAAAATGTGTCTGCCGAAGAACTGCGTTGGTATGGTCATGCTGATGTTGTGTACCAAGCTCTGAAACATCAGCTTTATACAAATGAAGCCGAGTTGAATGAAGCATCTTTTCCAGCCATATTGACAATTCttaaaatagttgaaaaaaatcCAGTAGTATCTGATAGCCAAATGGATAGAAAAACAGCTAAGCATGATGAAGTAATACAAATTATTTTACTGAATGCAGAATgcgaaaataaaattattctccGTCAGATTGTCACTTCATTTTTAGGTGATTTTGTTGATATAATGGGACTTTCTACAGTTAAACACCTTCAAAGAATTCTGAAGGTCATTGAAAGTTATCTAGAAGTTTATGAAGGGCCTGAAGAAATAACAAGAATAAATGTGCTGAATTTGCtagaaaaagttttgaaaaatactTGGCCTAGAATTCCATCACACATGGAAAACATTTTGAGAATGTTATTGAAGTTTTTATGCAGTTTAGCAATTCAAGACTCATCTAGAACTGAGACAGTGACAATGCTACTGACTGAGAAAGTTACCACATGTTTGAAATTGTTGAAAGTGATAGGGGGAGATAAGTGTGAAAATTTGATTAAATCTGTTGATAGTCCACAATTACCTCCCCTTTGTATTAATGTTCTCAAAGATGTGCAGTATTCAGTTGATTGTACTGGATGA